The Erythrobacter sp. JK5 genome includes a region encoding these proteins:
- a CDS encoding GcrA family cell cycle regulator, with amino-acid sequence MSWTDERIATLKKMWEGGSTASQIAEELGGVSRNAVIGKAHRLGLKSRPSPVKANEKKKAAKKAAPKPAARKPAAKTAKPAAKPSSRPAESVSGAKSGAASSSPSQPIPNPTPELPKIVSVGPGGFLRQGPGDQQPPIPPAPPRRLVPAKPSPAIADKTSLLDLSDKVCRWPMGHPGEPDFHFCGQDVNPGFPYCVEHCGRAYQAQLPRGARRPPPPLPFGGPRVR; translated from the coding sequence ATGAGTTGGACTGACGAGCGGATCGCGACCCTCAAGAAAATGTGGGAAGGCGGTTCGACAGCGAGCCAGATCGCCGAGGAACTGGGCGGCGTGAGTCGCAACGCGGTGATCGGCAAGGCGCACCGGCTGGGGCTCAAATCGCGCCCCTCGCCGGTGAAGGCCAACGAGAAGAAGAAGGCAGCCAAGAAGGCGGCGCCCAAACCGGCGGCGAGAAAACCGGCGGCCAAGACCGCCAAGCCTGCGGCAAAGCCGTCTTCCAGGCCGGCCGAAAGCGTGTCGGGCGCAAAGTCGGGGGCGGCTTCGTCTTCGCCTTCGCAGCCGATCCCCAATCCGACACCCGAACTGCCCAAGATCGTCTCGGTCGGCCCGGGTGGATTTCTGCGCCAGGGGCCGGGCGATCAGCAGCCGCCGATCCCGCCTGCCCCGCCTCGCCGCCTGGTGCCCGCCAAGCCCAGCCCCGCGATCGCCGACAAGACCAGTCTTCTCGATCTGTCGGACAAGGTCTGCCGCTGGCCGATGGGCCACCCGGGCGAACCCGATTTCCACTTTTGCGGACAGGATGTGAACCCGGGCTTCCCCTATTGCGTCGAGCATTGCGGACGGGCCTATCAGGCGCAGCTGCCGCGCGGCGCGCGACGTCCCCCTCCGCCGCTGCCGTTCGGCGGGCCACGGGTGCGGTAA
- a CDS encoding YdiY family protein, with protein sequence MKNTILAASVATSALFLATPANAELPGPVRAMIDAAIERGDEEAVRTVIDLARQTNPDDGAELDTILSDYEADLAAVAADAAAAEAAAIRDAGLFENWTGKGELGAFRSTGNSDNAGVTAGLKLTREGIDWRHKFRARVDYQETAGVVTREQFLAAYEPNWKITDRLFAYALGQYERDRFQGFSARYSTSGGLGYDVIDNDSMALSVKAGPAWRRTELVGGGSTSRIAALAAADFDWQIAENLVFTEDASAFIQGGSSTYISDTGLQAAIAGNFSVRLSYTVEHDTDPPLGAVKTDTLSRVTLIYDF encoded by the coding sequence ATGAAAAACACCATTCTGGCCGCCAGTGTTGCGACGAGCGCGCTGTTTCTTGCCACGCCTGCCAATGCCGAATTGCCCGGTCCGGTTCGCGCGATGATCGATGCCGCGATCGAGCGCGGCGACGAGGAGGCCGTGCGCACGGTGATCGACCTGGCGCGGCAGACCAATCCCGATGATGGCGCGGAGCTCGACACGATTCTGTCGGACTACGAGGCTGACCTTGCCGCCGTCGCGGCTGACGCGGCTGCAGCGGAAGCGGCGGCGATCCGCGATGCGGGCCTGTTCGAAAACTGGACCGGCAAGGGGGAGCTGGGCGCGTTCCGTTCGACCGGCAATTCGGACAATGCCGGTGTTACCGCAGGTCTCAAGCTGACCCGTGAAGGAATCGACTGGCGCCACAAGTTTCGCGCGCGGGTCGATTACCAGGAGACCGCAGGCGTGGTGACGCGCGAGCAGTTCCTCGCCGCCTACGAACCCAATTGGAAGATCACCGATCGACTGTTCGCCTATGCCTTAGGTCAGTATGAGCGCGACCGCTTTCAGGGCTTTTCAGCGCGCTATTCGACCTCCGGAGGTCTCGGCTATGACGTGATCGACAACGACAGCATGGCGTTGTCGGTCAAGGCGGGCCCTGCATGGCGGCGCACCGAGCTGGTTGGGGGCGGAAGCACCAGCCGCATCGCTGCGCTCGCCGCGGCCGATTTCGACTGGCAGATCGCCGAAAATCTCGTGTTCACCGAAGACGCCAGCGCTTTCATCCAAGGCGGGTCCAGCACCTACATTTCCGATACGGGATTGCAGGCGGCGATCGCCGGCAATTTCTCGGTGCGGCTATCCTACACTGTCGAACATGACACCGACCCTCCGCTCGGGGCCGTCAAAACCGATACGCTGAGCCGGGTGACGCTGATCTACGACTTCTAG
- a CDS encoding ABC transporter permease, whose product MTDLPHADPATDAASLEKPAGGSARFSPRGVPIITGINRVGLFALYMKEVRRFLKVQTQTIWAPAVTTLLFLVIFTVALGRGGREVLGVPFASFVAPGLIVMGMMQNAFANSSFSLLSGKIQGTIIDLLMPPLSPGELMAGIVAAAVTRAIAVGCTVALAMVLWPGVSLAVEHTWAVVWFGLMGSVMLALLGLATSIWAEKFDHNAAITNFVIAPLSLLSGTFYVIDNLHGVFQSVSRANPFFYVISGFRYGFLGESDIGSHGDVIVAAIGLGLFNVVIALAVYGILRSGWRLKS is encoded by the coding sequence ATGACCGATCTACCTCACGCGGACCCTGCGACGGACGCTGCTTCCTTGGAGAAACCTGCCGGGGGAAGCGCCCGGTTCTCGCCGCGCGGTGTGCCGATCATAACCGGGATCAACCGCGTGGGTCTGTTCGCGCTCTATATGAAGGAGGTGCGGCGGTTTCTCAAGGTCCAGACGCAGACCATTTGGGCTCCGGCGGTCACGACCCTGCTGTTCCTGGTCATATTCACGGTCGCCCTCGGGCGTGGAGGGCGCGAAGTGCTGGGCGTGCCGTTCGCCAGTTTTGTGGCCCCGGGCCTGATCGTGATGGGGATGATGCAGAACGCGTTTGCCAATTCCTCGTTCTCGCTGCTGTCCGGCAAGATCCAGGGGACGATCATCGATCTGTTGATGCCGCCGCTGTCCCCGGGCGAGCTGATGGCGGGGATCGTCGCAGCGGCGGTGACACGCGCGATTGCGGTGGGATGCACCGTGGCTCTGGCGATGGTGCTGTGGCCCGGCGTCAGCCTTGCCGTGGAACACACCTGGGCAGTCGTGTGGTTCGGGCTGATGGGGTCGGTGATGCTTGCTCTGCTGGGTCTCGCAACCTCGATCTGGGCCGAAAAGTTCGATCACAACGCGGCGATCACCAATTTCGTCATCGCGCCGCTGTCGCTGCTGTCGGGCACGTTCTACGTGATCGACAACCTCCACGGCGTCTTCCAGTCGGTCAGCCGCGCCAACCCGTTCTTCTACGTGATCTCCGGCTTTCGTTACGGTTTCCTTGGCGAGAGCGATATTGGCTCGCACGGCGATGTGATCGTCGCCGCGATTGGCCTTGGATTGTTCAACGTGGTGATCGCTCTTGCGGTCTACGGCATCCTGCGA